A genomic window from Camelina sativa cultivar DH55 chromosome 2, Cs, whole genome shotgun sequence includes:
- the LOC109127189 gene encoding putative lipid-binding protein AIR1B, giving the protein MAPRTSLALFLSLNLLFFTYTTATTGTCPNDTLKVALCANVLKLVDITVGSPPVQPCCTLIQGLADLEAAACLCTLVKANVLGINLNLPIDLTVLLNVCGRTAPANYQCL; this is encoded by the coding sequence ATGGCTCCAAGAACCTCCCTTGCACTCTTCCTTTCCCTcaacctcctcttcttcacttacACCACCGCAACCACAGGGACTTGTCCTAATGATACCCTTAAGGTCGCTCTGTGCGCAAATGTTCTCAAGCTAGTGGACATAACAGTGGGATCCCCACCTGTACAGCCATGCTGCACTCTCATCCAAGGCTTGGCTGACCTTGAGGCCGCAGCCTGCCTCTGCACTTTGGTCAAGGCTAACGTTCTTGGAATCAACCTTAACCTTCCCATCGATCTCACCGTACTCCTCAATGTTTGCGGTAGAACAGCTCCAGCGAACTACCAGTGCTTGTAA